The Kosakonia sacchari SP1 genome includes a window with the following:
- a CDS encoding tRNA/rRNA methyltransferase, with the protein MQLAVVLVSPARAENVGAAARAMKTMGFSDLRVVDSDAHLQEGARRVAHGSGDILDNIKTYATLADALADIPFTIATTARSRAKFHYYATPVELVPLLQEKSTWLSSAALVFGREDSGLTNEELALADILTGVPMVADYPSLNLGQAVMVFCYQLASLMQHTPKEAAPVDGNQLQALRLRTRGLLEKLGVADDIKMADWLDQRLGLLEQRDTAMLHRLLHDIEKKLAE; encoded by the coding sequence ATGCAATTGGCTGTTGTTCTTGTCTCCCCCGCGAGAGCGGAAAATGTCGGCGCCGCTGCCCGCGCCATGAAAACCATGGGGTTTAGTGATTTGCGTGTCGTCGACAGCGACGCGCATTTGCAAGAAGGTGCGCGCCGCGTGGCGCACGGCTCTGGCGATATCCTTGATAATATTAAAACTTATGCAACTCTTGCCGATGCGCTGGCGGATATTCCCTTTACCATCGCCACCACGGCGCGCAGCCGGGCAAAATTCCATTACTACGCGACACCTGTGGAACTGGTTCCCTTGTTACAAGAGAAAAGCACATGGTTGAGTAGTGCTGCGCTGGTGTTTGGTCGTGAGGATTCCGGGCTTACTAATGAAGAACTGGCGTTGGCAGATATTTTAACGGGTGTTCCGATGGTGGCGGATTATCCTTCACTTAATCTCGGCCAGGCGGTGATGGTGTTCTGCTATCAATTAGCATCTTTAATGCAACATACCCCGAAAGAGGCAGCCCCGGTTGATGGCAATCAGTTACAGGCGTTGCGTTTGCGAACTCGCGGATTACTGGAAAAATTAGGTGTGGCGGATGATATTAAAATGGCCGACTGGCTCGATCAGCGTCTTGGTCTGCTGGAACAGCGCGACACCGCAATGTTGCATCGTTTGCTGCACGATATCGAAAAAAAACTCGCCGAGTAA
- the arcA gene encoding two-component system response regulator ArcA, whose translation MQTPHILIVEDELVTRNTLKSIFEAEGYDVFEATDGAEMHQILSENDINLVIMDINLPGKNGLLLARELREQANVALMFLTGRDNEVDKILGLEIGADDYITKPFNPRELTIRARNLLSRTMNLGTVSEERRSVESYKFNGWELDINSRSLISPNGEQYKLPRSEFRAMLHFCENPGKIQSRAELLKKMTGRELKPHDRTVDVTIRRIRKHFESTPDTPEIIATIHGEGYRFCGDLQE comes from the coding sequence ATGCAGACCCCGCACATTCTTATTGTTGAAGACGAGTTGGTAACACGCAACACGTTAAAAAGCATTTTCGAAGCAGAAGGCTACGATGTCTTTGAAGCGACAGATGGCGCTGAAATGCATCAGATCCTTTCTGAAAATGATATCAATCTGGTGATAATGGATATCAATCTGCCGGGTAAAAACGGTCTTTTGCTGGCGCGTGAATTACGTGAGCAGGCGAATGTCGCGCTGATGTTTCTGACGGGTCGTGATAACGAAGTCGATAAGATTCTGGGCCTTGAAATTGGTGCTGACGACTATATCACCAAACCGTTTAACCCACGCGAGCTGACTATCCGCGCGCGCAACCTGCTGTCCCGCACCATGAATCTGGGCACGGTCAGTGAAGAACGCCGCAGCGTTGAAAGCTACAAATTCAACGGCTGGGAACTGGATATCAATAGCCGTTCACTGATTAGCCCGAACGGTGAGCAGTATAAGCTGCCGCGCAGCGAATTCCGCGCGATGCTGCACTTCTGCGAAAACCCGGGCAAAATCCAATCTCGTGCTGAGTTGCTGAAAAAAATGACCGGTCGTGAACTGAAGCCACACGATCGTACAGTCGACGTGACTATCCGTCGTATTCGTAAACATTTCGAATCGACGCCGGATACCCCGGAAATCATCGCCACTATTCACGGTGAAGGTTACCGTTTCTGCGGTGATTTGCAGGAATAA
- the yjjY gene encoding YjjY family protein, with the protein MTKVRNCVLDALSINVNNIISLVVGTFPLNPTVSKTAVILTILTAT; encoded by the coding sequence ATGACTAAAGTACGTAATTGCGTTCTTGATGCACTTTCCATCAACGTCAACAACATCATTAGCTTGGTCGTGGGCACTTTCCCTCTGAACCCGACAGTGTCAAAAACGGCTGTCATCCTAACCATTTTAACAGCAACATAA
- the thrL gene encoding thr operon leader peptide: MKRISTITTITTITITTGNGAG, from the coding sequence ATGAAACGCATCAGCACCATTACCACAATTACAACCATCACCATTACCACAGGTAACGGTGCGGGCTGA